The genomic region ACTAAACAAATATAACAGTCGTTGATGTTCGTATAGTTTTAAATTTGACGGAATCCTATTTTGTGACGGGAGAGGGGATTGCTTCAATTCAATGAACAGAGGATAAATGATCGCAGGTTCACAGCACACGACTTTACCATATACACACTAGTAGAAATAATAACCAATGAAACAAAGACGCAAGTCCCCATCTTCTTAGACCGGTCAAGATCACGAATTGGCACCGAGAATCCGATCCATTAACAGGTTACAGGCCCAGGCCCACCCCCTGCATTCTTCTTCATGCACGCATGGTCCACGggtcggcgcgcgcgcgcgcgcggcaGCTTTCAGTGGCCGACGACGACGAGCTGGTCGTTGTTGGGCACGTCGGGGTCGTTGTAGTCGCTGCCGTCGTCGTGGCCGACGTCGTCgggcgcggcggcgggcgcgTCGATGGTGACGCTGGAGCCCTCCTCCTCCTGGCTGTCCGGGTCGTGCACGGCGCCGACGCGGCACGCGTGGTCGTTCCTGGCGCCGGCCACGCACTTGGGCTTGGCGGCGCCCGACGACACCGCCGTCGCCGGCGACTGCGGGGCGGGCTGCGCCGCGGCGTCGGACGGCCGCGGCTGGAGCAGCGCGCACGCCAGCACCAGCGCCAGCGCCACCACCCAGGCGCgcacgggcgccgccgccgccatggtTGGGCGGGCGCTCATGACCAGCTGTAGGGCACGGACACGGAGGCGGTCGATCGAGTGGAGTGATGGCGCGCAGGAGCGGCGTTGGGAATTGATGGGGGGGCATTAACCGGCCATTTAAGGAGAGGTTGAGGAGGCGCGTCTCCAATCCAATGTGCGCTCTTGCCAATTTGTGGATGGTGGCCCTCGTTTCGTGGGAGAAACGGATGAACGGCCTCGCTAATTTTGTTAATTTATTAGTCCcacaaaaaataaaataaacGCAACGGAGTTTTCCTCAATCTCATTTTTTTGTTATTTGTATACAAGGCCTGAAGATCGACATACCTATATAGTTATAGATTCAGCAACTAGCTTTGTCCTTGATGAAACTTTTCCTTTTCGGAGCGGCGCAGGATCTAACAAAAGTGTCCCATCATGCGTCGCTTGACGTAACTTTGAAAGCACCACTGGTTAGTTTGTAGTTTTTGTACCCGCTCGCTCGCCAGCCCCGCCGCCGCCTCTATTTAATGAGCGCACCCACCACTCGCCAGACAACGCCGGCAGCAGCAGTCTGCAGATCGAGCACAGCCGCGCGCGGCTTGCCACCGTACAAACAAGCACGAGCACTCCGCTAGCTGCTCCGCCGCGCAACAACAAtggcgtccccgcgcggccatcgTCATCGCCGGGCCAACGTGCTGCAgcgtgcggcggcggcggcggcgctcctgCTCGCTCTATCCTGCTGCTGCAGCAGCGCTGATccgtggccgccgccgccgccgccgcccaagGTGCCGGCGGTGATCGTGTTCGGGGACTCGACGGTGGACACGGGCAACAACAACGCGATCGGCACCGTGCTGAAGAGCAACTTCGCGCCGTACGGGCGCGACATGGCCGGCGGGGCCCGGCCCACGGGGCGGTTCTGCAACGGGCGCCTGCCGCCCGACTTCGTCTCCGAGGCGCTGGGCCTGCCGCCGCTGGTCCCGGCCTACCTCGACCCGGCCTACGGCATCCAGGACTTCGCCCGCGGCGTCTGCTTCGCCTCCGCCGGCACCGGACTCGACAACAAGACCGCCGGCGTGCTGGTACGCCGACCTTTTCTACCCGCTCAATCGCGCGCAGTCAGAAATGAACCAGATGGACGTCTTTCTTAATTACTGGAGCACACGATTGCCATGATAAAAAACTAGCTGGAATTGAAGAGAAAGTCTGCACTGGTCCTGCAGTGCCGCGCCGCTGGAATTGAAGGCGCTCGACTCGATCGGCCTGGCGGAAGCGGATGGTTGATGGACGCCGCGGCCAGTGTTTAAGGCGCTGGGGGGGCCATTACCAACACTGCATTCTTCTTAAGACACGGAGCACTTGGAACCTTGGAGGATCCTCGATTAGACTGCGCCGGATCACATTAGGGTTCAGAGAATCCTTGATTGCTCACCCATGGCCCTTGCTTGTCACTCTGCTAGTACCAACGGGCTTTGCTGATGCGTGACGCTGACGCGTCCGTGCCCCCttgttttttctttcttttggTCTGCATCGCTGCATGCAACAGCTTATTCATTTGATTTCTTCCTCTTGGGCAACCAACTGTAGAGGCATTAAAACCTCCGCATTTAGTGCGGCTTCCAGCTCTGCGACCCGCCATGAACTCCAGCGTAGCACGGTTGGTTAGCAGACCTGATCTGCAGTACATACTGCGATCGTCACTGTGCTGTGTTCTGTTCACGCCTTGTACTCTGAGGATCTGACCTGAATCCAAGTATTAGTATCTAATTTTGGAAGGTACAGAAACAAAAATCAAACAGTGGGAATTTGTAAAGAGAGAAGGGGTCTTCCACCAAGAAGCCAATGTACGGGCGGAGTAAAACAATCCATCAGTGGCGTATCTTATGAGCAAGGAGCCCTGCTGCTCCCATGAGCAAAATCAATCCAGATCACACCCTCCACATCCAACGGTGCTGTGTTAGGGGGGTTTTTGTAAAATGTACAGAGTTGCAAAGAACATTTTATAAAACCCCCTGACGCAGCACCGTTGGATGTGGAAGGTGTGGTCTGGATTGATTTTGCTCATGGGAGCACCAGCGCTCCTTGCGCACAAGATACGGTCTCGTGGAATAAGCATTATGCTGTGGCCGTTGTTATTTTTTTTTTAAACAGCTTTCAAGTCAAATATCGGACAATATGCCCTCCTAATTTTCAAAACCTGACAAATTACTCCCTAATAAAATAGCTCAAAATGGTTTTGATGATGGTTTTGGTTGATATGGAACATACTTTGACGTCTCGGCGCCCACATGTCTTGGGCTTTTTAGCCATGCCATACTTTACTAAGTTTCTATATACCATATATGTATTTGCTTATAtaagatatttatttaaatatggGTTTTTAAATTATTAGTAATGTTTATATATTTATAATATCTCTCTTTTATACAACACAAACATACATGAGTTACAGTAGTAAAACCCAAGCACTTTACACCAAGCGAGCAGAGATTATCAAGCAGTTCATCATTAGCTACTCTATTAAATCCAGCAAGATGTAGCAGCCTACCACAATCTATCTATACCTCTATACAACCCACCAATTTAAACTTTGCAGAATCTACCCAAACAAATCACGCTCACACTCATAATCTTCtctaaatccaccaaacaaattaCACCCATACATAACACGTTCTCAAAACCAATTATTCAGCTTGCTGAATAACCCTCTCTTCTCTTACCCACTCAAATCCAATGTACAATGTTATTTAGATCATCATTTCTGCTTACACCGCTGCCTCCCTTCCTGCAACTATATTGTCCCTTCCCTCGCGCCGCCGTCGGTCCCTCCCTCCGCAACCTCGCCGCCCTTACCCCTCCCTATCACTCGTGTCGCAACCGCCGTTGCcaacccctctctctctctcgtcggGATGTTAGCGTTAGCGACTAGTGTTTGGTAAAGGCGCAGCTGGAGGGGCAATTGGGAATTTGCTGTGGTGTTTCCCGTGGAATTACTATATAGCCCCTACACCAGCAGTAACTATAGAACGGACGCGTGGATTAAATGGATAAAACGTACGTCGGTACGTGCCCTGGATCTAGCGATTTACCACCGAGGACGATCGCAATGTACACTGTGCTCAGATCAGGATCCAAGTCAGAATCTATTCATGTCTGCACAGACTCTATTTCAATTTTTTTTACTTGCTTCCGATCTCACTTGCATTGCGTTGCACTGCTTGCACCGATCGTGATTATTAAGGCTGCTGACTGCTAAATAAAACCTGCCTGGTTTCCGGGCGAACCGTACGTACGTGAAGTCGGTGATCCCGCTGTGGAAGGAGGTGGAGCACTTCAGGGAGTACAAGCGGCGGCTGCGGCGGCACGTGGGGCGCGGCAGGGCGCGGGGCATCGTCTCCGACGCGCTCTACGTGGTGAGCATCGGCACCAACGACTTCCTGGAGAACTACTTCCTGCTGGTGACGGGGCGGTTCGCGGAGCTCACGGTGGGCGAGTACGAGGACTTCCTGGTGGCGCAGGCGGAGCGGTTCCTGGGCGAGATCCACCGGCTGGGCGCGCGCCGGGTCACCTTCGCCGGGCTCAGCCCCATGGGCTGCCTGCCGCTGGAGCGCACGCTCAACGCGCTCCGCGGCGGCTGCGTCGACGAGTACAACCAGGTGGCCCGCGACTACAACGCCAAGCTGCTCGCCATGCTCCGCCGCCTCCAGGCGGCGCGCCCGGGGCTCAGGGTAGCTTACGTCGACGTGTACCAGAACATGCTCGACCTCATCACCAACCCTTCCACGCtgggtagagagagagagagagagagagagagagagagagagagagatcgatCTCCAATGCAATACGACGACCTGCTGATGGGCTGACTGGCATGGCATGTATGGCAGGGCTGGAGAACGTGGAGGAGGGCTGCTGCGCGACGGGGAAGGTGGAGATGTCTTACCTGTGCAACGACAAGAGCCCCCACACGTGCGCCGACGCCGACAAGTACTTCTTCTGGGACTCCTTCCACCCCACCCAGAAGGTGAACCAGTTCTTCGCCAAGAAGACGCTGGACCTGTGCTACGAGCAGCTCCTGTGATGCTGGACGCTGCTTGCTATTGCTACTAATCAATCAATCGCGGTGTATAGCATAGCATTCGATTGTCTTCCATGTACTGTATCTGTATGTAGCATGGTTGTTCTGCCTGTTCCGAATCCCGATGCGTCGATTCTTTTGGATTTAAATGATCAGATCAGAGTGGTTTATAATTTACAAATTTGATCGAGTTACATTACATTTAGTTCCCGGCCGACAACGTCTTTTTATGCCATTTGtttgacacacacacacacactactACTTAGTAGCAGAGCAGTAGTTCCTAGgcaaacagcagcagcagcagcacttcAGTTACGGAAGGAAGAAGGATGGAGATGGATCACGCATGCACCGGTATGGACAGGTTGTTGGTGATGCAGCCCGTCCTGAAGATCTTGGCGAAGGAGCGCCAGAGCCTGAGCTCCTGGTGCGCCGTCACCGGCATCCCCTCCTTCACGCAGTGGTCGTACTTCTCCAGCACCGACACAATGTAGCTGAactccggccgccgcgccgggTTCGCCGACCAGCACTTCTTGATCAGGTTGTTGAGCACCGGCGGGCACGAGCTCGACAGCGGCGGGCGCAGGTTCTGATATGATGATCCATGAACAAACAAACAGACAAACGCACACAATCATCAGGAATCAGCGTTCCCaaagagaaagagaaagagaaagagaAGATCATATCATCCACCGAAACGGAAGCGGAGAAAAAAAGGGAACCCAACCTTCTCCGACGCGGCGTACGCGGCCTGCACCGGCGTCATGCCCTGGAACGGGAGGAGGCAGGTGGTGAGCTCCCAGAGCACGATGCCGAAGCTGTACACGTCCACCTTGCGCGTGTAGGGCTTCTCCTTGGTCATCTCCGGCGCCATCCACCGGTAGGTGCCCTTGTTGCCCTTGGTGGCCTGGCACTTGGTCTCCAGGCAGGAGGTGCCGAAGTCGGCCACCTTGACGCGCATCTCGTCGTTGAGCAGCAGGTTCTGGGACTTGAGGTCCCGGTGGATCACGCCCTGCGCGTGCAGGTACTCCATGCCGCGCGAGATGTCCAGCGCCAGCTTCAGGATCGTCTCCGCCGACAGCGAGTAGGGGTCCTTCTTGTTCAGGTACATCCGCAGCGTCCCCTGGGACATGTACTCCGTGATGATGCAGTACACCGGCGGCTTCTTGCACGCCGCGATGAACTGCACGCACGTACGTAGTGTACACAACAACGCAAATGGATACGTGGCATTTGCCTGTCAGTCGATCGATCTGCAGTCACGAGCTGGTGGATGCATGCACGCACGAACACGACAAGCCGAGAATCATCGACCGGGTACCTACCTGCACAATGTTGGGGTGGTAGAGGCGGGAGAGGAAGGCGACCTCGGAGTTGAACTGCTCCTCGAGCTCGGCGCGCCGGGCCTCGTCGCGCTCCGGGATGCGCACCATCTTCACGGCCACGGCGCGCTGCTTGTAGATGCCGCGGTAGATGCGGCTGTTGGCGCCCGACGCGAACTTGTTGCCGATGAAGAGCTGCGACAGGTCGGCCATCCACTCCTCCCGCCGCCCGCTGTCCCGGGACGACCCCTCGCCGCCGGACCCCATCACCGTGTCCAGCAGCATGGACCACGACTCCATGCTGTCCCACCGCTTCTTCTCCATGCCGTCCGCCTCCGGCGGCCACGCGCTCCTCCCGCGCCCCGACGTCGACGTCGACGGGGACGCAGCGAACAGGCTCGCCGCGAACGGCAGCGACGGCCCCCGCCGGGGAGACACCGCCGCGGCCTGCTGGTCCGcgtccccgccgccgccgccgaccggCCGCGGCAGCCGGAAGCAGGAGAGCATGTGGGGCGCCAGGATCAAGATTCGCAGCAGGAGCACGACGTCGCACACGGCATGTTTGGCCGGCGTCGGTACCACTACGGCACTACTGCGCTACCAACGCGATCGACGACGTTGCGACACGCCGGACGACGCCCGCGCCACCTCCACGGGCATTGCTCACCGCGCCGCCGCGTCCGTCCACCACCACTCTCACGATATGCTTAATTACAGGTCACAAGGAATTAAATCAAAGCATCAAGCTAAACAAGATCCCAAACTCCTACGACCATGCAAGCAACGCCCGGATAGATGCCTACGCAATAATCCAGCGTACGTACTGGGGGCCGGCCGGGTTCGCTACCCTATCCACAAAGCATGCGCGCGTGGCACGGACCCAGCTGCTATCCGATGCGAGCTTCTGGGAGGATGCAAAACGGCACGAAAGCGAATAAAGGCAGGCACGCGCAGGCGCAGCGGGAAGAAGGGGACGCTAGCGGCTAGCTCTCCTTGTTCCTCCTCGAGTCCTCCTCTCCTCTCCGTCTCTGGCACCCTTGAGAAGCTCTGGTACGGTGTACTGTTGTTGACCCCAGACCGCGGGGATAGGCTGGACCGCTGGAGGAGAGAGTAAAAGGTGCTCTGCTCAAGGATGTCTCGTGAAGATGCAGTTCAGAAAAGGCCGCACCTTTTCGACGTCTTCCAGAGCCTAGATCGGCTCTGCTTCTCATCTGATCGATCGCCCGCCCCCCACCCCCAGGCCCCAGCTGCGTAGCCGCTGGAGAAAGTGCCGGGGAGGCGGGAAAAATGATATCTGCAATGGAAAAAGGAGACAAAAACACAAGGAAAAAGCTGGGATGACATGACACTGCAGCGAGACGCTAAGCGTAAAATGCGTCGAGAAAGGGTGGTGCTGAAAGCCTGAAACCTGAAAGGCACTCTCTCTACGTAGTTCCGAATCCACTGATCGGCTTGGAGTGCGTTCTGTGGCAAGGACGACGTGCCGCCGACCGTATGGCATCAGCGAATGCGTCATTTGGTCATGTCTCGCCATTTTTGTTCGAGATATATCTCTCCATTTCTGGTGAAGGGGAGACAGGAAAGGTGAACGCAAACGCTCGCCAGAGGACTATTTGAAGGGCCGGTGTTTTATTTTATCTTGCCCTCGGACGGTTTATTTCTTGTTCGGAGCCTTTTGAATAGGTAGGTCCTCGTGATGGATTCGATTCAACGTGCGAGTATCACCTAGATATGGCCAAACAACCCGCCCCGCtcggcccggtgaagcccggcccgttTTGGGCCCGACCCACCAGACACGGTTAGAAAACCGGGTCGGGCCATCTAGCCCGTGGGCTCGTTTCCCGTCCAAGTCCGGCCCgcagcgggccgggccggcccggtaaACACGGAAAAAGCGAGCTAAGCGGACCGGTAAGCATGATTTAGTgcaaaaaagcgggcttaacgggattagaggtaaacgggccctgccgggctagcccaccgtgcttAGTTTCCTTATCCGTGTCGGGCTCGAATCAGGCCCAAACAGCGGGCTTCGTACCGGGCTCGCAGAcctcgtgcttattggccatctatagtATCACCCTACGCTCTTGCCCTTGTATTTATCGGCATTTTCGGACGAATTAGGACCATCTTGTCGTTCATTTCAAGTGTATTGATGAGGAACGATTGTTTGTCAATTTGCATTTCTCGAAAAAACCCAACCATCCTTCATTTATAGAgtcgattgtatctgtcgacgaaaagcATTGCAATTATTGGTGGCATGAGAGAAATAGTTATGCCATTTACAATAAGCACGTATTTTCAATTCATCTATCGGTGGAATTGTGTGAgacggtgtcggggaccataattaggggtaccctcaagacgcctaattctcagctggtaacccccatcagcataaagctgcaaaggcctgatgggtacgattaagtcagggatcagtccacacgagtgactcgatcacgcttcacccgagcctagcctcggccaagggcagccgacctcgagagacttccgtctcgcccgaggcccccctttttacggcggacgcatcaccggctcgcccgaggccttagcttcgctcagaagcaactctGACTAAATCGCaaaaccgactgaccaaattgcaggagcatttaacgcaaaggtggcctgacacctttatcctgacacgcgcccccccggcagagccgaagtgaccaccgtcactccaccgctccactgaccagtctgacagaaggacagcgccgcctgcgccactccgactgcggtgccactcgacagagtgaatctgacaggcagtcaggccttgccaaaggcgccacggcgaactccgctccgcccgaccccagggctcggactcgggctaagacccggaagacggcgaactccgctccgcccgaccccagggctcggactcgggctaagacccggaagacggcgaactccgctccgcccgaccccagggctcggactcgggctaagacccggaagacggcgaactccgctccgcccgaccccagggctcggactcgggctaagacccggaagacgacgaaactccgcctcgcccgaccccagggctcggactccgccctggcctcggccgaacgacctccgcctcgcccgaccccatggctcggactcggcctcggcaacagaagacagactcaacctcggcttcggaggagcccccacgtcaccctgcctagggcacagacccgccacgtcaacagggagcgccatcatcgtcctaccccgaatcgactcgggtcacagagaacgagaccggcgtcccatccggccagctccgccggatgggcaatgatggcgctccacaagctctgtgacgacggaggcccccagctctcttacggaagcagggcgacgtcagcaaggactcgaccgctccaacagctgtccctccgccagactccgtcgcacctccgacagccacgacatcacgccagcaaggtgccaagacctctccggctgccacattggcatgtacctagggcgctagctcacgctccgctagacacgtagcactctgctacaccccccattgtacacctggatcctctccttacgactataaaagggaggaccagggccttcttagagaaggctggccgcgcgggaccgaggacgggacaggcgctctcttggggccgctcgcttccctcacccgcgtggacgcttgtaacccccctactgcaagcgcacccgacctgggcgcgggacgaacacgaaggccgcgggacttccacctctctcacgctcggctccggccacctcgcctctccccccttcgcgatcgcccacgcgctcgacccatctgggctggggca from Zea mays cultivar B73 chromosome 6, Zm-B73-REFERENCE-NAM-5.0, whole genome shotgun sequence harbors:
- the LOC100278062 gene encoding uncharacterized protein LOC100278062 precursor, which encodes MSARPTMAAAAPVRAWVVALALVLACALLQPRPSDAAAQPAPQSPATAVSSGAAKPKCVAGARNDHACRVGAVHDPDSQEEEGSSVTIDAPAAAPDDVGHDDGSDYNDPDVPNNDQLVVVGH
- the LOC100273801 gene encoding GDSL esterase/lipase At4g26790-like isoform X2 yields the protein MASPRGHRHRRANVLQRAAAAAALLLALSCCCSSADPWPPPPPPPKVPAVIVFGDSTVDTGNNNAIGTVLKSNFAPYGRDMAGGARPTGRFCNGRLPPDFVSEALGLPPLVPAYLDPAYGIQDFARGVCFASAGTGLDNKTAGVLSVIPLWKEVEHFREYKRRLRRHVGRGRARGIVSDALYVVSIGTNDFLENYFLLVTGRFAELTVGEYEDFLVAQAERFLGEIHRLGARRVTFAGLSPMGCLPLERTLNALRGGCVDEYNQGWRTWRRAAARRGRWRCLTCATTRAPTRAPTPTSTSSGTPSTPPRR
- the LOC109940182 gene encoding serine/threonine/tyrosine-protein kinase HT1 encodes the protein MLSCFRLPRPVGGGGGDADQQAAAVSPRRGPSLPFAASLFAASPSTSTSGRGRSAWPPEADGMEKKRWDSMESWSMLLDTVMGSGGEGSSRDSGRREEWMADLSQLFIGNKFASGANSRIYRGIYKQRAVAVKMVRIPERDEARRAELEEQFNSEVAFLSRLYHPNIVQFIAACKKPPVYCIITEYMSQGTLRMYLNKKDPYSLSAETILKLALDISRGMEYLHAQGVIHRDLKSQNLLLNDEMRVKVADFGTSCLETKCQATKGNKGTYRWMAPEMTKEKPYTRKVDVYSFGIVLWELTTCLLPFQGMTPVQAAYAASEKNLRPPLSSSCPPVLNNLIKKCWSANPARRPEFSYIVSVLEKYDHCVKEGMPVTAHQELRLWRSFAKIFRTGCITNNLSIPVHA
- the LOC100273801 gene encoding GDSL esterase/lipase At4g26790-like precursor — translated: MASPRGHRHRRANVLQRAAAAAALLLALSCCCSSADPWPPPPPPPKVPAVIVFGDSTVDTGNNNAIGTVLKSNFAPYGRDMAGGARPTGRFCNGRLPPDFVSEALGLPPLVPAYLDPAYGIQDFARGVCFASAGTGLDNKTAGVLSVIPLWKEVEHFREYKRRLRRHVGRGRARGIVSDALYVVSIGTNDFLENYFLLVTGRFAELTVGEYEDFLVAQAERFLGEIHRLGARRVTFAGLSPMGCLPLERTLNALRGGCVDEYNQVARDYNAKLLAMLRRLQAARPGLRVAYVDVYQNMLDLITNPSTLGLENVEEGCCATGKVEMSYLCNDKSPHTCADADKYFFWDSFHPTQKVNQFFAKKTLDLCYEQLL
- the LOC100273801 gene encoding GDSL esterase/lipase At4g26790-like isoform X1, whose translation is MASPRGHRHRRANVLQRAAAAAALLLALSCCCSSADPWPPPPPPPKVPAVIVFGDSTVDTGNNNAIGTVLKSNFAPYGRDMAGGARPTGRFCNGRLPPDFVSEALGLPPLVPAYLDPAYGIQDFARGVCFASAGTGLDNKTAGVLSVIPLWKEVEHFREYKRRLRRHVGRGRARGIVSDALYVVSIGTNDFLENYFLLVTGRFAELTVGEYEDFLVAQAERFLGEIHRLGARRVTFAGLSPMGCLPLERTLNALRGGCVDEYNQVARDYNAKLLAMLRRLQAARPGLRGWRTWRRAAARRGRWRCLTCATTRAPTRAPTPTSTSSGTPSTPPRR